In one window of Pseudomonas sp. IAC-BECa141 DNA:
- the argF gene encoding ornithine carbamoyltransferase, which translates to MSARHFLSLMDCTPEELVSVIRRGVELKDLRNRGVLFEPLKNRVLGMIFEKSSTRTRISFEAGMIQLGGQAIFLSPRDTQLGRGEPIGDCAIVMSSMLDAVMIRTFAHSTLTEFAANSRVPVINGLSDDLHPCQLLADMQTFLEHRGSIQGKTVAWIGDGNNMCNSYIEAAIQFDFQLRVACPEGYEPNPEFVAKAGDRVTIVRDPQEAVRGAHLVSTDVWTSMGQEDETAQRLKLFAPYQVTRALLDLAAEDVLFLHCLPAHRGEEISLDLLDDPRSVAWDQAENRLHAQKALLEFLVEPAYHHA; encoded by the coding sequence ATGAGCGCAAGGCACTTTCTCTCCCTGATGGATTGCACGCCCGAAGAGCTGGTCAGCGTGATCCGTCGAGGCGTTGAGCTCAAGGACCTGCGTAACCGCGGCGTACTTTTCGAGCCTCTGAAAAACCGCGTCCTGGGGATGATCTTCGAGAAATCCTCGACCCGCACCCGGATCTCTTTCGAGGCCGGCATGATCCAGCTCGGCGGCCAGGCGATCTTTCTGTCGCCGCGCGACACCCAGCTGGGCCGTGGCGAGCCGATCGGCGATTGCGCCATCGTCATGTCGAGCATGCTCGACGCGGTGATGATCCGGACCTTTGCCCACAGCACCCTGACCGAATTCGCTGCCAACTCCCGCGTGCCGGTGATCAACGGCCTGTCCGATGACCTGCACCCGTGCCAGTTGCTGGCCGACATGCAAACCTTTCTCGAGCACCGCGGCTCGATCCAGGGCAAGACCGTGGCCTGGATCGGCGACGGCAACAACATGTGCAACAGCTATATAGAAGCGGCCATCCAGTTCGACTTCCAGCTGCGCGTGGCCTGCCCGGAAGGCTACGAGCCGAATCCTGAATTCGTGGCCAAGGCCGGTGACCGCGTGACCATCGTCCGCGACCCGCAAGAGGCCGTGCGCGGCGCGCATCTGGTGAGTACCGACGTCTGGACCTCCATGGGTCAGGAAGATGAAACCGCCCAGCGCCTCAAACTGTTCGCGCCATACCAGGTCACCCGTGCCCTGCTCGACCTGGCGGCCGAGGACGTGTTATTCCTGCACTGCCTTCCCGCTCACCGCGGTGAAGAAATCAGTCTCGACCTGCTTGATGACCCGCGCTCCGTCGCCTGGGATCAGGCAGAAAACCGTCTCCACGCACAGAAGGCCCTGCTCGAGTTCCTCGTCGAACCGGCATATCACCACGCATGA
- a CDS encoding ABC transporter ATP-binding protein, with product MSHELLLNLRNLACGYQDQRVVQNLNLHLNAGDIGCLLGSSGCGKTTTLRAIAGFEPVHEGEISLGGEVISSAGFTLAPEKRRIGMVFQDYALFPHLSVADNIAFGIRKHPNKERVTEELLELVNLKNLGKRFPHELSGGQQQRVALARALAPEPQLLLLDEPFSNLDGELRRKLSHEVRDILKARGTSAILVTHDQEEAFAVSDHVGVFKEGRLEQWDTPYNLYHEPATPFVASFIGQGYFIRGQLGSPESVQTELGELRGNRAYTWPVGGAVDVLLRPDDIVYAPDSGLKARIVGKTFLGASTLYRLQLPTGAQLESIFPSHADHQVGADVGIRVAAEHLVLFQASGSTAAQIPATENGVRRYSAAR from the coding sequence ATGAGTCATGAATTACTGCTGAACCTGCGCAACCTCGCTTGCGGCTATCAAGATCAACGTGTGGTGCAGAACCTCAATCTGCACCTCAACGCCGGCGACATCGGCTGCCTGCTCGGCTCGTCCGGTTGCGGCAAGACCACCACCCTGCGCGCGATTGCCGGTTTCGAACCGGTGCACGAAGGGGAAATCTCTCTCGGCGGTGAAGTGATCTCCAGCGCCGGTTTCACCCTCGCCCCGGAAAAACGCCGGATCGGCATGGTGTTCCAGGACTACGCGCTGTTCCCGCACCTGAGTGTCGCGGACAACATCGCCTTCGGCATCCGCAAGCACCCGAACAAGGAGCGTGTCACCGAAGAGCTGCTGGAACTGGTCAATCTGAAGAACCTCGGCAAACGCTTCCCTCACGAGTTGTCCGGCGGCCAGCAACAACGTGTCGCCCTCGCCCGCGCTTTGGCGCCGGAGCCACAACTGCTGTTGCTCGACGAGCCATTCTCCAACCTCGATGGCGAGTTGCGTCGCAAGCTGAGCCATGAAGTGCGCGACATCCTCAAGGCCCGTGGCACCAGCGCGATTCTGGTGACGCACGACCAGGAAGAAGCCTTCGCCGTCAGCGATCACGTCGGCGTGTTCAAGGAAGGCCGGCTGGAGCAGTGGGACACGCCCTACAACCTCTATCACGAACCGGCGACGCCGTTTGTGGCCAGCTTCATCGGTCAGGGCTACTTCATTCGCGGCCAGCTCGGCAGCCCGGAATCGGTGCAGACCGAACTCGGCGAACTGCGCGGCAATCGCGCCTACACCTGGCCGGTCGGTGGGGCGGTGGATGTGCTGCTGCGTCCGGATGACATCGTTTACGCGCCGGACAGTGGCTTGAAAGCGCGGATCGTCGGCAAGACGTTCCTCGGCGCTTCGACGCTGTACCGCCTGCAACTGCCGACCGGCGCACAGCTGGAGTCGATCTTCCCGAGCCATGCCGACCATCAGGTTGGTGCGGATGTCGGGATTCGGGTGGCGGCGGAACATCTGGTGCTGTTCCAGGCGTCGGGCAGCACGGCCGCTCAAATTCCGGCGACAGAGAACGGCGTCCGCCGTTACAGCGCCGCACGCTGA
- a CDS encoding PhzF family phenazine biosynthesis protein — MQLEFHQVDAFSDRPFSGNPAMVYRLDAWLADELMQKIAAEHNLAETAFLVREAQAWHIRWFTPTTEVPLCGHATLASAYVLFEIYKETAERLDFTCKSGPLSVSREGGTLWLDFPAIEAVEKGVTVEIERALNVQAVDVLSSNELFVVLESEQAVLDCQPDMVALAKLPWLGAIVTAPGNQHDFVSRYFAPAIGINEDPVTGSTHCSLIPYWSKRLGKSSLTACQRSARGGELFCRLEGERVKIGGNATLVASGTLMLG; from the coding sequence ATGCAGCTCGAGTTTCATCAGGTCGATGCGTTCAGTGACCGGCCGTTCAGCGGCAATCCGGCAATGGTCTATCGCCTCGACGCGTGGCTCGCGGACGAACTGATGCAAAAGATCGCCGCCGAGCACAATCTGGCGGAGACCGCGTTTCTGGTGCGCGAAGCACAGGCGTGGCATATCCGCTGGTTCACGCCGACCACCGAGGTGCCGTTGTGTGGTCATGCGACCCTGGCCAGCGCCTATGTGCTGTTCGAGATTTATAAGGAAACGGCCGAGCGTCTGGACTTCACCTGCAAGTCCGGGCCATTGAGCGTCAGTCGCGAAGGCGGCACGCTATGGCTGGATTTTCCGGCCATCGAAGCGGTGGAGAAAGGCGTCACCGTGGAGATCGAGCGGGCGCTGAATGTCCAGGCAGTGGATGTTCTGAGTTCCAACGAGCTGTTTGTGGTGTTGGAGTCCGAGCAGGCGGTGCTTGATTGCCAGCCGGACATGGTCGCCCTCGCCAAATTGCCGTGGTTGGGCGCCATCGTCACCGCCCCGGGCAATCAGCATGACTTCGTCTCACGCTATTTCGCCCCGGCCATCGGCATCAATGAAGACCCGGTGACCGGTTCGACCCATTGCAGTCTGATCCCCTACTGGTCGAAACGTCTGGGCAAATCCAGCCTGACCGCGTGCCAGCGTTCGGCGCGGGGCGGCGAATTGTTTTGTCGGCTGGAAGGCGAGCGAGTGAAGATCGGCGGGAATGCGACGCTGGTGGCCAGCGGCACATTGATGCTGGGCTGA
- the ybaK gene encoding Cys-tRNA(Pro) deacylase has product MTPALDLLKKVRAEHRVHSYEHDPKAASYGLEAAEKLGLDPAQVFKTLLAASEKGELLVAVVPVVGSLDLKGLAHAAGVKKVEMAEPAAAQRSTGYLLGGISPLGQKKRLRTFIDNSAQPFATIYVSAGRRGLEVELAPAVLAEHTQAKFADIGRP; this is encoded by the coding sequence ATGACCCCTGCGTTGGACTTGTTGAAAAAAGTTCGTGCCGAACATCGCGTGCACAGTTACGAACATGACCCGAAGGCTGCGTCGTATGGCCTGGAGGCCGCGGAAAAGCTGGGGCTCGATCCGGCGCAGGTGTTCAAGACGCTGCTGGCGGCCAGTGAGAAGGGTGAGTTGCTGGTGGCCGTGGTACCGGTCGTCGGAAGTCTCGACCTCAAGGGGCTTGCCCACGCCGCCGGAGTGAAAAAAGTCGAGATGGCCGAGCCGGCTGCCGCGCAACGTTCCACCGGTTACTTGTTGGGCGGCATCAGTCCGCTGGGGCAGAAAAAACGCCTGCGTACTTTCATCGATAACTCGGCCCAGCCTTTTGCGACCATCTACGTCAGCGCCGGTCGGCGCGGGCTGGAAGTAGAGCTGGCGCCGGCAGTCTTGGCAGAACACACCCAGGCGAAATTTGCCGACATCGGTCGCCCTTGA
- a CDS encoding MIP/aquaporin family protein produces MTTALQQPSLSSQCLAEFLGTALLIFFGTGCVAALKVAGASFGLWEISIIWGVGVSMAIYLTAGVSGAHLNPAVSIALSIFADFEKRKLPFYILAQVAGAFCGALLVYTLYSNLFFDFEQTHHMVRGTEASLELASVFSTFPNPALSTAQAFLVEVIITAILMGVIMSLTDDNNGLPKGPLAPLLIGLLIAVIGSSMGPLTGFAMNPARDFGPKLMTFFAGWGEISFTGAREIPYFLIPIFAPIVGACLGAAGYRGLIARHLTGATPATKDAEPAIDGKPRTS; encoded by the coding sequence ATGACAACTGCGTTACAGCAACCTTCGCTCTCGAGCCAGTGTCTGGCCGAGTTTCTGGGCACTGCACTCCTGATCTTTTTCGGTACGGGTTGTGTCGCCGCGCTCAAGGTCGCAGGCGCCAGCTTCGGTCTGTGGGAAATCAGCATCATCTGGGGCGTCGGCGTCAGCATGGCGATCTACCTCACCGCCGGCGTTTCCGGCGCGCACCTGAACCCTGCCGTCAGTATTGCCCTGAGCATTTTTGCCGACTTCGAAAAGCGCAAACTGCCGTTCTACATTCTGGCCCAGGTCGCCGGCGCCTTTTGCGGTGCGCTGCTGGTTTATACGCTGTACAGCAACCTGTTCTTCGATTTCGAACAAACTCACCATATGGTTCGCGGCACTGAAGCCAGCCTCGAACTGGCGTCGGTGTTCTCCACCTTCCCGAACCCGGCGCTGTCGACTGCCCAGGCGTTTCTGGTCGAGGTGATCATCACCGCGATCTTGATGGGCGTGATCATGTCCCTGACCGACGACAACAACGGCCTGCCGAAAGGCCCGCTGGCGCCGCTGCTGATCGGTCTGCTGATTGCCGTGATCGGCAGCTCGATGGGCCCGCTGACCGGTTTCGCGATGAATCCGGCTCGGGACTTCGGTCCTAAACTGATGACTTTCTTCGCCGGCTGGGGTGAAATTTCCTTCACTGGCGCACGTGAAATCCCGTACTTCCTGATTCCGATTTTTGCACCGATTGTCGGTGCCTGCCTCGGCGCTGCCGGGTATCGCGGGCTGATTGCCCGTCACCTGACCGGCGCCACACCTGCTACAAAGGATGCAGAACCGGCCATTGACGGCAAACCAAGAACTTCTTGA
- the glpK gene encoding glycerol kinase GlpK — MTDIQNKNYIIALDQGTTSSRAIIFDRDANVVCTAQREFAQHYPQAGWVEHDPMEIFATQSAVMVEALAQAGLHHDQVAAIGITNQRETTVVWDKTTGRPVYNAIVWQCRRSTEICQQLKRDGHEDYIRDTTGLVTDPYFSGTKLKWILDNVEGSRERARNGELLFGTVDSWLIWKFTGGKVHVTDYTNASRTMLFNIHTLEWDAKMLEILDIPREMLPEVKASSEIYGRTKSGIAIGGIAGDQQAALFGQMCVEPGQAKNTYGTGCFLLMNTGDKAVKSRHGMLTTIACGPRGEVAYALEGAVFNGGSTVQWLRDELKIVNDALDTEYFANKVKDSNGVYLVPAFTGLGAPYWDPYARGALFGLTRGVRVDHIIRAALESIAYQTRDVLDAMQQDSGERLKALRVDGGAVANNFLMQFQADILGTQVERPKMRETTALGAAYLAGLACGFWGSLEELRGKAVIEREFEPSLDEAAKEKLYKGWKKAVSRTRDWEREDAE; from the coding sequence ATGACCGACATTCAGAACAAGAACTACATCATTGCCCTCGATCAGGGTACGACCAGCTCCCGCGCGATCATTTTCGACCGCGACGCGAACGTGGTCTGCACCGCACAACGCGAATTCGCCCAGCATTACCCGCAAGCCGGCTGGGTCGAACACGACCCGATGGAAATCTTCGCCACCCAGAGCGCGGTGATGGTCGAAGCCCTGGCCCAGGCCGGTCTGCACCATGACCAGGTCGCCGCCATCGGCATCACCAACCAGCGTGAAACCACCGTGGTCTGGGACAAGACCACCGGCCGCCCGGTGTACAACGCGATCGTCTGGCAATGCCGCCGTAGCACCGAGATCTGCCAGCAGCTCAAGCGCGACGGTCATGAAGATTACATCCGCGATACCACTGGCCTGGTCACCGACCCGTACTTCTCCGGCACCAAGCTGAAGTGGATCCTCGACAACGTCGAAGGCAGCCGCGAGCGCGCGCGCAACGGCGAATTGCTGTTCGGCACTGTCGACAGCTGGCTGATCTGGAAATTTACCGGCGGCAAGGTCCACGTCACCGACTACACCAACGCCTCGCGCACCATGCTCTTCAACATCCACACGCTGGAGTGGGACGCGAAGATGCTGGAAATCCTCGACATCCCGCGCGAGATGCTGCCGGAAGTCAAAGCGTCGTCGGAAATCTACGGCCGCACCAAAAGCGGTATCGCCATTGGCGGTATTGCCGGCGACCAGCAGGCTGCGCTGTTCGGCCAGATGTGCGTCGAGCCGGGCCAGGCGAAAAACACCTACGGCACCGGTTGCTTCCTGCTGATGAACACCGGCGACAAAGCCGTGAAATCCCGGCACGGCATGCTCACCACCATCGCTTGCGGCCCGCGCGGCGAAGTGGCTTACGCCCTGGAAGGCGCGGTGTTCAACGGCGGTTCGACCGTACAGTGGCTGCGCGATGAACTGAAAATCGTCAACGACGCCCTCGACACCGAATACTTCGCCAATAAAGTGAAGGACAGCAACGGCGTCTATCTGGTGCCGGCCTTCACCGGCCTCGGCGCTCCCTATTGGGACCCGTATGCCCGTGGCGCCCTGTTCGGCCTGACCCGTGGCGTACGTGTGGATCACATCATCCGCGCCGCACTGGAGTCGATCGCCTACCAGACCCGCGACGTTCTCGACGCCATGCAACAGGACTCCGGCGAACGCCTCAAGGCCCTGCGCGTGGATGGCGGTGCAGTGGCGAACAACTTCCTCATGCAGTTCCAGGCCGACATCCTCGGCACTCAGGTCGAGCGTCCGAAAATGCGCGAAACCACGGCGCTGGGCGCAGCTTATCTGGCCGGTCTGGCGTGCGGTTTCTGGGGCAGCCTGGAAGAACTGCGCGGCAAGGCAGTGATCGAGCGCGAGTTCGAACCAAGCCTGGACGAAGCGGCAAAAGAGAAGCTGTACAAAGGCTGGAAAAAAGCCGTCAGCCGTACCCGCGACTGGGAACGTGAGGACGCTGAATAA
- a CDS encoding DeoR/GlpR family transcriptional regulator — MNLPPRQQQILELVRERGYVSIEEMATLFVVTPQTIRRDINQLAEANLLRRYHGGAAYDSSVENTAYAMRADQMRDEKQRIGEAIAAQIPDHASLFINIGTTTESIARALLNHSHLKIITNNLHVASMLSAKDDFDVLLTGGNVRRDGGVVGQASVDFINQFKVDFALVGISGIDEDGSLLDFDYQEVRVSQAIIANARQVILAADSSKFGRNAMIRLGPISLIDCLVTDQQPVPALAQLLSQHKIRLEVV; from the coding sequence ATGAATCTGCCTCCCCGTCAGCAGCAAATCCTCGAACTGGTCCGCGAACGCGGCTATGTGAGCATCGAGGAAATGGCCACGCTGTTCGTTGTTACCCCGCAAACCATCCGCCGCGATATCAATCAACTGGCGGAAGCCAATCTGCTGCGCCGCTACCATGGCGGCGCCGCCTATGATTCCAGCGTCGAAAACACCGCCTATGCGATGCGCGCCGATCAGATGCGCGATGAAAAGCAACGCATCGGTGAAGCCATCGCCGCGCAAATTCCCGATCACGCCTCGCTGTTCATCAACATCGGCACCACCACCGAATCCATCGCCCGCGCCCTGCTCAATCACAGTCATCTGAAAATCATCACCAACAACCTGCACGTCGCTTCGATGCTCAGCGCCAAGGATGATTTCGATGTGCTGCTGACTGGCGGCAATGTCCGTCGCGATGGCGGCGTGGTCGGTCAGGCGAGTGTGGATTTCATCAATCAGTTCAAGGTCGACTTTGCGCTGGTGGGCATCAGCGGTATCGATGAGGACGGCAGCCTGCTCGACTTCGATTACCAGGAAGTGCGGGTGTCCCAGGCGATCATCGCCAATGCCCGACAGGTGATCCTGGCGGCGGACTCCAGCAAGTTCGGCCGTAACGCGATGATCCGCCTCGGCCCGATCAGCCTGATCGATTGCCTGGTCACCGATCAGCAACCGGTGCCGGCCCTGGCGCAACTGCTGAGTCAGCACAAGATTCGTCTGGAAGTCGTTTAA
- the glpD gene encoding glycerol-3-phosphate dehydrogenase, protein MSTSTLRTPPISEIYDLAVIGGGINGVGIAADAAGRGLSVFLCEKDDLASHTSSASSKLIHGGLRYLEHYEFRLVREALAEREVLLAKAPHIVKPMRFVLPHRPHLRPAWMIRAGLFLYDHLGKREKLAGSKSLKFGADSALKSEISKGFEYSDCWVDDARLVVLNAMAAREKGAHIHTQTRCVSARRAKGLWHLNLERADGSLFSITARALVNAAGPWVAKFIRDDLKMESPYGIRLIQGSHIIVPKLYEGDHAHILQNEDQRIVFTIPYLNNLTLIGTTDREYTGDPAKVAITDGETDYLLKVVNAHFKKQISRDDILHTYSGVRPLCNDESDNPSAVTRDYTLALSGSTEEAPLLSVFGGKLTTYRKLAESAMAQLMPYFTQMRPSWTATATLPGGEDMTTPQALSALIRDRFDWVPTEIARRWATTYGSRTWRMLEGVDSLADMGEHIGGGLYTREVDYLCAEEWATTAHDILWRRSKLGLFTTPAEQEKLAAYLNQVEQNRNKIEAA, encoded by the coding sequence ATGTCCACCTCTACCTTGCGTACGCCCCCCATCTCCGAGATCTACGACCTCGCCGTCATCGGCGGCGGGATCAATGGCGTGGGGATCGCAGCGGATGCCGCCGGTCGCGGTCTTTCGGTGTTCCTTTGCGAAAAGGACGATCTGGCCAGCCACACCTCGTCGGCCAGCAGCAAGCTGATCCACGGTGGACTGCGCTATCTCGAACATTATGAATTCCGTCTGGTGCGCGAAGCCCTGGCCGAACGCGAAGTGCTGCTGGCCAAGGCCCCGCACATCGTCAAGCCAATGCGTTTCGTCCTGCCGCACCGCCCGCATCTGCGTCCGGCGTGGATGATCCGCGCAGGTCTGTTCCTGTATGACCACCTCGGCAAGCGCGAAAAACTCGCAGGCTCCAAAAGCCTGAAGTTCGGTGCCGACAGCGCGCTGAAAAGCGAAATCAGCAAAGGCTTCGAATACTCCGACTGCTGGGTCGACGACGCCCGCCTCGTGGTTCTGAACGCGATGGCCGCCCGTGAAAAAGGTGCGCACATTCACACCCAGACCCGTTGCGTCAGCGCTCGTCGCGCCAAGGGCCTGTGGCACCTGAACCTGGAACGCGCCGACGGCAGCCTGTTTTCGATCACTGCCAGAGCGCTGGTGAACGCCGCCGGCCCATGGGTCGCCAAGTTCATCCGTGACGACCTGAAGATGGAATCGCCGTACGGCATCCGTCTGATCCAGGGCAGCCACATCATCGTGCCGAAGCTGTACGAAGGCGATCACGCGCACATCCTGCAAAACGAAGATCAGCGCATCGTTTTCACCATTCCGTACCTGAACAACCTGACCCTGATCGGCACCACCGACCGCGAGTACACCGGGGATCCGGCCAAAGTGGCAATCACCGACGGCGAAACCGATTACCTGCTCAAAGTGGTCAACGCCCACTTCAAGAAGCAGATCAGCCGTGACGACATCCTGCACACCTACTCGGGCGTGCGTCCGTTGTGCAACGACGAATCTGACAACCCGTCCGCCGTGACCCGCGACTACACCCTCGCGCTGTCCGGCAGCACCGAAGAAGCGCCGCTGCTGTCGGTGTTTGGCGGCAAGCTGACCACCTATCGCAAACTCGCCGAGTCGGCGATGGCGCAGTTGATGCCGTACTTCACCCAGATGCGCCCGAGCTGGACGGCCACCGCCACCCTGCCGGGTGGTGAAGACATGACCACGCCACAGGCCCTGAGCGCGCTGATCCGCGACAGGTTCGACTGGGTTCCGACCGAAATCGCCCGCCGCTGGGCCACCACCTACGGCAGCCGTACCTGGCGCATGCTCGAAGGCGTGGACAGCCTGGCCGACATGGGCGAACACATCGGCGGCGGTCTCTACACCCGTGAAGTCGATTATCTGTGCGCCGAAGAGTGGGCCACCACCGCTCACGACATTCTGTGGCGCCGCAGCAAGCTGGGCCTGTTCACCACCCCGGCCGAACAGGAAAAACTGGCGGCCTACCTGAACCAGGTCGAGCAGAACCGCAACAAGATCGAAGCAGCCTGA
- a CDS encoding LysR family transcriptional regulator, giving the protein MHAHLNRVQTFLAVVDFGSYTKAANYLSISKAMASLHVKALEEVLSATLLIRNTRNISLTEIGQDFYEEFKGIVADIDNAFDNVLKGNNRVSGKLRISSTSEYGEKFILPLIPLFNERYPEIRLSYNFNSSLNDLVAEKLDLVVRLGNLADSAFKSRKLADYQIVLVATPAFLERHPVALPQDLNGVPWIANSNLQAPTQWVLRDDQGRAVEVNGISHFESNSSTAIRSMTLSSLGVSVLPGWVVEDDIASGRLIRLLPAYALPSQSINVVFPNTAHLPHKSRAFIDFLLLHLAQ; this is encoded by the coding sequence ATGCATGCTCATCTGAATCGGGTTCAGACATTTCTCGCCGTGGTCGACTTTGGCTCTTACACCAAGGCCGCGAACTATCTGAGTATCAGCAAAGCCATGGCCAGCCTGCATGTCAAGGCGCTGGAAGAAGTTCTTTCGGCGACACTGCTGATCCGCAATACCCGAAACATATCGCTGACTGAAATAGGTCAGGACTTCTATGAGGAGTTCAAGGGCATTGTCGCGGATATCGATAATGCCTTTGATAATGTGCTCAAGGGTAATAACCGGGTTTCCGGAAAGTTACGAATTAGTTCAACCAGCGAGTACGGCGAGAAGTTCATTCTTCCGTTGATTCCATTGTTCAACGAGCGTTATCCGGAAATCCGCCTGAGCTACAACTTCAACTCGTCGTTGAATGATCTGGTGGCGGAAAAACTGGATCTGGTAGTGCGTCTTGGCAATCTGGCGGATTCGGCCTTCAAGAGTCGCAAGCTGGCGGATTATCAGATCGTGCTGGTGGCGACTCCGGCATTTCTCGAACGTCATCCGGTGGCATTGCCGCAGGATCTGAACGGTGTGCCATGGATTGCCAACAGCAATCTGCAGGCGCCTACGCAATGGGTTTTGCGCGATGATCAGGGGCGGGCGGTGGAGGTCAATGGCATCAGCCATTTCGAATCCAATTCCTCGACGGCGATTCGTTCGATGACCTTGTCGTCGCTCGGTGTCTCGGTGCTGCCGGGCTGGGTGGTCGAGGATGATATCGCCAGCGGACGACTGATTCGCCTGTTGCCGGCCTATGCGTTGCCATCGCAGTCGATCAACGTCGTCTTCCCCAACACCGCGCATCTGCCGCACAAATCCCGGGCGTTCATCGATTTCCTCCTGCTGCATCTGGCGCAGTAA
- a CDS encoding MFS transporter, which translates to MNYRYKIALIFLIGFFIDCINIFMSAVALPSISATLQVSSSSVAWVANAYILGLTLIIPVSTWLAGRFGSREILTASMLVFTGAVWMCGLADSFHELVIWRFVQGIGGGLLIPVGQALTFNLFQGEQRAKISTLVMAVALIAPAISPTVGGIIVDNSSWRWVFYSNIPFSLIAAGLSWFWIREARPTSLPRPDILGLLLVSAALGSLLMGMSLYGGDYPAIEAIACVAAGLMFVALYLLHYRRKGDAIIDLSLLKSKKLSTSIFIYYAIPGVFTGVNLMSIFFLQNTLHFSARLTGMFMILYAIGAFIAMLICGRVYNRIGARRLFTLGMLLHSAGIATLMLVDAPTDIGVIVIAYSLMGIGGGIGANTAQTTSLMDFKGGETHKASVIWNINRQMSFSVGAALFLMIYNLLLKQFDSTPAYHATFAIAALVGLFPLFQMSQLNPPKECHEQQPG; encoded by the coding sequence ATGAACTATCGCTACAAGATCGCGCTGATCTTTCTGATCGGCTTTTTTATTGACTGCATAAACATATTCATGTCTGCCGTGGCATTGCCAAGTATCTCGGCAACATTGCAAGTAAGCAGTTCTTCGGTGGCCTGGGTGGCCAATGCCTACATTCTCGGTCTGACGCTGATCATTCCTGTCAGCACCTGGCTGGCCGGGCGCTTCGGCAGCCGCGAGATTCTCACCGCCTCGATGCTGGTGTTTACCGGGGCCGTGTGGATGTGCGGCCTGGCCGACAGCTTCCATGAGCTGGTGATCTGGCGATTCGTCCAGGGCATCGGCGGCGGTTTGCTGATTCCGGTGGGCCAGGCGTTGACCTTCAACCTGTTCCAGGGTGAGCAACGGGCGAAAATCTCCACGCTGGTGATGGCCGTGGCCCTGATCGCCCCGGCGATTTCGCCGACCGTCGGTGGCATCATCGTCGACAACAGTTCGTGGCGCTGGGTGTTTTACAGCAACATTCCGTTTTCGCTGATTGCCGCAGGACTATCGTGGTTCTGGATCCGCGAAGCCCGCCCCACCAGCCTGCCACGCCCGGACATCCTCGGTCTGCTATTGGTCAGCGCCGCCCTGGGCAGCCTGCTGATGGGCATGTCGCTGTACGGCGGCGACTATCCTGCCATCGAAGCCATCGCCTGTGTCGCGGCAGGCCTGATGTTCGTGGCGCTGTACCTGCTGCACTACCGTCGCAAAGGCGACGCGATCATTGACCTGAGTCTGCTCAAGAGCAAAAAACTCAGCACCTCGATCTTCATCTATTACGCGATTCCCGGCGTGTTCACCGGGGTCAACCTGATGAGCATCTTCTTTCTACAGAACACCCTGCACTTCAGCGCACGCCTGACCGGCATGTTCATGATCCTCTACGCCATCGGCGCATTCATCGCGATGCTGATCTGCGGCCGGGTCTACAACAGAATCGGCGCCCGACGCCTGTTCACCCTCGGCATGCTGCTGCACAGCGCCGGCATCGCCACCCTGATGCTGGTGGATGCACCGACCGATATCGGGGTGATCGTGATCGCCTACAGCCTGATGGGCATCGGCGGCGGAATCGGCGCCAACACCGCGCAAACCACCTCGCTAATGGACTTCAAGGGCGGCGAGACCCACAAGGCCAGCGTGATCTGGAACATCAACCGACAGATGTCGTTCAGCGTCGGCGCGGCCCTGTTTCTGATGATCTACAACCTGCTGCTCAAACAATTCGACTCGACCCCGGCCTATCACGCCACGTTCGCGATTGCCGCGCTGGTCGGACTGTTCCCGCTGTTTCAAATGAGTCAACTGAACCCTCCAAAGGAATGCCATGAACAACAACCCGGTTGA
- a CDS encoding DUF4440 domain-containing protein, whose amino-acid sequence MNNNPVEQARHSIHHVHELIHRVFTNADGAGESAIAPLMDVFSEDFSMVTTSAAVVGRAQVEQLFKGAVGARPGLEIDISDLHTIWHEGPTVALRYKETHRQNQRESSRISVAILRVHQHSTRWLYLHETPLPQENPA is encoded by the coding sequence ATGAACAACAACCCGGTTGAACAAGCACGCCACAGCATCCACCACGTGCATGAGCTGATTCATCGTGTTTTCACCAATGCCGACGGTGCCGGCGAATCCGCCATCGCGCCGCTGATGGATGTCTTCAGCGAAGACTTCAGCATGGTCACCACCTCGGCCGCCGTCGTCGGCCGAGCGCAGGTCGAGCAACTGTTCAAAGGTGCGGTCGGTGCCCGACCCGGCCTTGAGATCGACATCAGCGACCTGCACACGATCTGGCACGAAGGCCCGACCGTCGCCCTGCGCTACAAGGAAACCCATCGCCAGAACCAGCGCGAGAGCTCGCGCATTTCCGTCGCGATCCTGCGCGTGCATCAGCACAGCACCCGCTGGCTGTACCTGCACGAAACGCCGCTGCCCCAGGAAAACCCGGCATGA